The following proteins come from a genomic window of Candidatus Woesearchaeota archaeon:
- a CDS encoding HD domain-containing protein, giving the protein MLDKVKQFVNKAFKKKNVAHFERTIYWVKYLKPEADEAMLIAAYAHDIERAFRKENAEEKSFASGEILETHQKEGGKIIYDFLIKEGADEKFAKRVEELISKHENGGTEDQNIIKDADSISYFENNAERHVNWIKTKGFTKEEIKRKFDWMYGRISSKKAKKIVLPMYKKAIKLMGSY; this is encoded by the coding sequence ATGCTGGACAAAGTAAAGCAATTTGTTAATAAGGCGTTTAAGAAAAAGAATGTGGCCCATTTTGAAAGGACTATTTACTGGGTCAAATATTTGAAACCAGAAGCAGATGAAGCTATGTTGATTGCAGCATATGCCCACGATATTGAGAGAGCATTCAGAAAAGAAAACGCCGAAGAGAAAAGTTTTGCAAGCGGAGAAATTCTTGAAACTCATCAAAAAGAAGGCGGGAAGATAATATACGATTTTTTAATTAAAGAAGGCGCTGATGAAAAATTCGCAAAAAGGGTTGAAGAGCTCATCTCAAAGCACGAAAATGGCGGAACTGAAGACCAAAACATTATCAAAGACGCTGATTCTATAAGCTACTTTGAAAATAATGCAGAGAGGCATGTAAATTGGATTAAAACAAAAGGATTTACAAAAGAAGAAATCAAAAGAAAATTTGATTGGATGTATGGCAGAATTTCATCTAAAAAAGCTAAAAAAATTGTACTCCCGATGTATAAAAAGGCTATAAAATTGATGGGATCATATTAA
- a CDS encoding radical SAM protein translates to MEKTESKKIIFVEPRGSAANVFSSQMTLPLLGPVYLATMLKNEGYNARVYNENLLGRDVAMHELDADILCITGLTSTIERGYEIAKDFKASRPEGKVIIGGIHASFMKEEAAKYADNVVIGEGEDVILDLIKNGSSEKFIHSRQLSDLSSLPAPDFTVLKNYQGMSMTPIMTSRGCPFGCNFCSVTAMFGRKYRTNSAEQVIKEFRNIKTKTAFFYDDNLCADKQRSYEIFNIIAKENLGIKWSAQVRCDAAQDNRLLKRMADAGCDRVFIGFESVNSRTLKGYKKNQSLDDIVLAIKRFHEYGIKIHGMFVLGSDEDDKSIFNATNDFSNAQDIDSVQYSILTPLPGTPVYNMLAAQKRLLHRVWEYYDGMHVVFRPKLLSPMELQQGIIDSYKKFYTSTKLLKGALNVFYDQTINRVSSALGGLKKYAPKNCDTTLLGKVIIRRWLNLNKSYLDYLKRIKTAYEGSKLKINAPVSSHSL, encoded by the coding sequence ATGGAAAAAACAGAAAGCAAAAAAATAATATTTGTAGAGCCCCGCGGATCAGCTGCAAATGTGTTCTCGAGCCAGATGACGCTTCCGCTGCTCGGCCCGGTATATCTTGCAACAATGCTTAAGAATGAAGGATATAATGCAAGAGTATACAATGAGAATCTTCTTGGAAGAGATGTAGCCATGCACGAGCTTGATGCTGATATCTTATGCATTACCGGATTAACATCAACAATTGAGAGAGGCTATGAGATTGCAAAGGATTTCAAGGCATCAAGGCCAGAGGGAAAAGTGATAATAGGCGGCATACATGCGTCATTCATGAAAGAAGAGGCTGCCAAGTATGCTGATAATGTTGTTATCGGGGAAGGCGAGGATGTAATACTGGATTTGATTAAAAATGGCTCATCAGAAAAATTCATTCATTCCAGGCAGTTAAGTGATTTGAGCAGCTTGCCAGCGCCGGATTTCACAGTTCTTAAAAATTATCAGGGAATGAGCATGACTCCCATAATGACATCAAGAGGATGCCCATTTGGATGCAATTTTTGCTCTGTGACTGCAATGTTCGGCAGAAAGTACAGGACGAACAGCGCTGAGCAGGTTATCAAAGAATTCAGAAACATCAAAACAAAAACTGCATTCTTTTATGATGATAATCTTTGCGCGGACAAGCAAAGGTCTTATGAAATTTTCAACATCATTGCAAAAGAGAACCTTGGAATTAAATGGTCAGCTCAGGTAAGATGCGATGCTGCACAGGACAACAGGCTGCTTAAAAGAATGGCAGATGCAGGGTGCGACAGGGTCTTTATCGGGTTTGAATCAGTCAATTCAAGGACATTAAAAGGATATAAAAAAAATCAATCTCTGGATGATATTGTGCTCGCAATTAAAAGGTTTCACGAGTACGGAATAAAGATTCATGGCATGTTTGTGCTTGGCTCTGACGAGGATGATAAGTCCATATTCAACGCTACAAATGACTTTTCCAATGCCCAGGACATAGACTCTGTCCAATACTCGATCCTTACGCCGCTGCCAGGCACTCCGGTCTATAATATGCTTGCAGCGCAAAAAAGGCTGCTGCACAGGGTATGGGAATATTATGACGGAATGCATGTTGTTTTCAGGCCCAAACTGCTTTCTCCCATGGAATTGCAGCAGGGAATAATTGATTCTTACAAAAAGTTTTACACATCAACAAAGCTGCTGAAAGGCGCATTAAATGTGTTTTATGACCAAACAATAAACCGCGTTTCTTCTGCCCTCGGAGGGCTGAAAAAGTATGCTCCGAAAAACTGCGATACAACGCTGCTTGGCAAGGTGATAATCCGCAGATGGCTCAATCTGAACAAGTCTTACTTGGATTACCTGAAGCGCATTAAAACTGCTTATGAAGGAAGCAAATTAAAAATTAACGCCCCTGTGTCAAGTCATTCCTTATAG
- a CDS encoding dockerin type I domain-containing protein has translation MKWNALFLMAALILAVFFVAACSTTGEAAYLSGQRVSCIKNSTIGDVNSDKVISSTDAAMIFNMYLGKIPTPPNKCCADANKDGKITPGDALLVTNYYLGYNQTNSTGFVGNKC, from the coding sequence ATGAAATGGAACGCTTTGTTTTTGATGGCAGCGCTGATTCTTGCTGTTTTTTTTGTTGCTGCTTGCAGTACAACAGGAGAGGCCGCTTATTTAAGCGGACAGAGAGTGAGTTGCATAAAAAATTCGACAATTGGCGATGTAAATTCTGATAAAGTAATTAGCTCTACAGACGCCGCGATGATATTTAACATGTATCTTGGCAAAATACCAACACCCCCCAATAAATGCTGTGCTGATGCAAATAAAGACGGAAAAATTACACCAGGAGATGCCTTATTAGTCACAAATTATTATCTGGGCTATAATCAAACCAATTCAACGGGTTTTGTGGGAAATAAGTGCTAA
- a CDS encoding NAD(P)H-binding protein, translating into MNILIAGATGFLGGELLKQLSKTKHSIRCLVRKKEDSSRFSAKCYIAVGDLLDLDSLYAAAKNIDIVYCLVHTMGIQKNRGNLLATEKTAALNLAKACRKNNVKRIIYMSGLMAAKDAKSEHLKGRWIFENEIINSGIQYTIFRAGMIIGMKSLPFRTLYLTAKYFPIIFLPKWAKTKMEPVALDDVLFYLIDSLKNKKTINKIIEIGVGKGYAYEEILGEIEKAIKKRRPHIILPFYLLRSTALYISILANTPYKETIELAKSLKIDMYCRERKIKDIFKREPLDFGSAIRNALSL; encoded by the coding sequence ATGAACATCCTTATAGCGGGCGCAACAGGCTTTCTTGGAGGCGAACTGTTAAAACAGCTGTCTAAGACAAAGCACAGTATAAGGTGCCTCGTGAGAAAAAAAGAGGACTCATCACGTTTTTCAGCCAAATGCTATATTGCTGTCGGCGATCTGCTTGATTTGGATTCACTGTATGCTGCAGCAAAAAACATAGATATTGTTTACTGCCTCGTCCACACAATGGGCATTCAAAAAAACAGGGGAAATTTGCTCGCAACTGAAAAAACAGCTGCCCTTAACCTTGCCAAAGCATGCAGAAAGAACAACGTCAAGAGAATAATCTACATGAGCGGCCTGATGGCGGCAAAGGATGCAAAATCAGAGCATCTCAAAGGAAGATGGATTTTTGAAAACGAAATAATAAACAGCGGCATTCAATACACTATTTTCAGAGCAGGCATGATTATCGGCATGAAAAGCCTTCCGTTCAGGACTTTGTATTTGACTGCAAAATACTTTCCAATCATTTTTCTTCCAAAATGGGCGAAAACAAAAATGGAGCCTGTTGCCTTAGATGATGTTTTGTTTTATTTGATTGATTCATTAAAAAATAAAAAAACAATTAATAAAATCATTGAGATTGGTGTTGGAAAAGGGTATGCTTATGAAGAAATACTGGGAGAAATAGAAAAAGCCATTAAAAAAAGAAGGCCGCACATCATTCTTCCCTTTTATTTGCTGAGATCAACTGCGCTTTACATATCTATTCTGGCAAATACGCCATATAAAGAAACAATCGAGCTTGCAAAGAGCCTGAAGATAGATATGTATTGCAGGGAAAGAAAGATCAAAGATATTTTTAAGAGAGAGCCTTTGGATTTTGGGAGCGCAATAAGGAATGCATTATCTTTATAG
- a CDS encoding helix-turn-helix domain-containing protein — protein MWIAKIKLKHDCIIGSRCKDFNVVDTGISFNIYQEKGITYSPQIHTVHGDEESIKKFLKDLKKDKRIKNLEIEGNSFFCIEVRKEKVPSTFKTEKLIFVKPVFVDKSGYETWEVASWRKDILMEFINNVKEEIKNTEILKIQQTKLTDVYYPHLMPKLTPNQKRAIELAFENGFYDFPKRTNMEKLAEIMKVSAPTFCEHIKKAEKKLMPDIIKAIE, from the coding sequence ATGTGGATCGCAAAGATAAAGCTAAAGCACGACTGCATCATAGGAAGCAGGTGCAAGGATTTTAATGTTGTTGACACTGGAATTTCCTTTAACATTTATCAGGAAAAAGGCATTACTTATTCTCCGCAGATACATACTGTTCATGGCGATGAAGAAAGCATTAAAAAATTTTTAAAAGACTTAAAAAAAGACAAAAGAATAAAAAATCTTGAAATAGAAGGGAATTCGTTCTTTTGCATTGAGGTGAGAAAAGAGAAAGTTCCCTCAACATTTAAAACAGAAAAGCTAATTTTTGTTAAGCCTGTTTTTGTTGATAAAAGCGGCTATGAAACATGGGAAGTTGCCTCTTGGAGAAAAGACATATTGATGGAATTCATTAACAATGTTAAAGAAGAAATAAAAAATACTGAAATCCTGAAGATCCAGCAGACAAAATTAACTGATGTGTATTACCCTCATCTGATGCCTAAGCTGACTCCTAACCAGAAAAGAGCAATTGAGCTTGCCTTTGAAAACGGATTTTATGATTTTCCCAAAAGAACGAACATGGAGAAGCTAGCTGAGATCATGAAAGTATCCGCTCCTACATTCTGCGAGCATATTAAGAAGGCCGAGAAAAAGCTGATGCCCGACATAATAAAGGCAATAGAATAG
- a CDS encoding DNA-directed DNA polymerase codes for MVTVQFFPIDIEYKVVNEKPVIYIFGRTIEGASICVKDSNFEPYFLIIAKRGTNKDSLRKKLEQIEIEGEERKYRITKTELINKKLLGKEIEAIKVYTNIPAAVSVIREQIKIWDDVEGVYEADILFTKRYLIDKGITPLALVKVEGEFVTERIKVPVLEAKNIAQFGEESVADFKILAFDIETYNPYGKNVDMEKNPIIMVSFYGKDFQKVITWRRFRTEEKYIEFVDSELELIERFRDTIERYKPELLVGYYSDGFDLPYLEARARKYKIKLDLGMDHSGIKITVGRKTLAQITGLVHIDIFKFVLKVIGRAMETDYYDLDSVANELLGEGKKDVELDKLAEAWDKDHEKLEEFCKYNLRDSFLTYSICEKVLPNLIELVKITGFPIFDVERMPFSLLVEAYMMKQSKNFNEIIMNRPTHDDIVERKTHSYKGGFVYEPTPGLYKDIVVFDYRSLYPTIISSHNIDPGMMDCDCCEGKAEPTPTEGSEQKHWFCKNRKGFIPSIMEDLITRRMRIKELIKNKGKHILLDARSEALKVLSNSFYGYLGFFGARWYNLECAQSVTAWGRYYIHKVIDKAKKDGFNVIYSDTDSVFLTLDGKTKNDAEQFSERINVDLPGLMELGYEGYYPAGIFVSAKMTGYGAKKKYALLPEDGKIKIKGFETVRRNWSVVAKETQENVLNIILKENNKEKAFNYVQGVIADLKAKKVPLYKVVIYTQMQKEIKGYDSIGPHVAVAKRMEQKGIPVGAGSMIKYVIAKSKENSSKESISERARLPEEVTEEDYDPDYYIKNQVVPSVEKIFEVLGYRKEDFLESKEQHKLDRFF; via the coding sequence ATGGTTACAGTGCAGTTTTTTCCGATCGACATAGAATACAAGGTTGTCAATGAGAAGCCTGTCATTTACATATTCGGAAGAACAATTGAGGGGGCATCGATCTGCGTCAAAGACAGCAATTTTGAGCCTTACTTTCTGATTATTGCAAAACGGGGAACAAACAAAGATAGTTTGAGGAAGAAGCTTGAGCAAATAGAGATTGAGGGAGAAGAAAGAAAATACAGGATAACTAAAACAGAGCTGATCAATAAAAAGCTGCTTGGAAAGGAAATTGAGGCAATAAAAGTTTATACAAATATTCCTGCCGCAGTATCTGTTATCAGGGAACAAATAAAGATATGGGATGATGTTGAAGGAGTTTATGAAGCAGACATACTTTTTACAAAGAGATATCTTATAGACAAGGGAATCACGCCGCTTGCTCTGGTCAAGGTTGAGGGTGAATTTGTAACAGAAAGAATCAAAGTCCCTGTTCTGGAAGCGAAAAATATTGCGCAGTTTGGCGAGGAGTCTGTTGCAGATTTCAAAATTTTAGCGTTTGACATTGAAACATACAATCCATACGGCAAGAATGTTGATATGGAAAAAAACCCGATAATAATGGTTAGCTTTTACGGAAAGGATTTTCAGAAAGTGATAACGTGGAGAAGGTTCAGGACAGAGGAAAAGTACATTGAATTTGTTGACAGCGAGCTTGAGCTGATTGAGCGCTTCAGGGACACAATTGAAAGATACAAGCCAGAGCTTTTAGTGGGCTATTATTCTGACGGGTTTGACCTGCCTTATCTTGAAGCAAGAGCCAGAAAATATAAGATAAAGCTCGATCTTGGAATGGATCATTCAGGCATCAAGATAACAGTGGGAAGAAAAACACTGGCGCAGATAACTGGCCTGGTTCATATTGATATTTTTAAATTTGTGCTGAAGGTTATCGGCAGGGCAATGGAAACTGATTATTATGATCTTGATTCTGTTGCGAATGAGCTTCTGGGAGAGGGAAAAAAGGATGTTGAGCTTGACAAGCTTGCCGAGGCATGGGACAAAGACCATGAAAAGCTTGAGGAATTCTGCAAATACAACTTAAGGGATTCTTTTTTAACTTACAGCATATGCGAAAAGGTGCTTCCGAATCTTATTGAGCTTGTCAAGATAACAGGCTTTCCGATTTTTGATGTTGAAAGGATGCCTTTCTCTCTTTTGGTTGAAGCTTATATGATGAAGCAGAGCAAGAACTTCAATGAAATAATAATGAACAGGCCAACTCATGACGATATTGTGGAGAGGAAAACGCATAGCTATAAGGGTGGATTTGTTTATGAGCCGACTCCTGGATTGTACAAAGACATTGTTGTTTTTGATTACCGCAGCCTTTATCCAACAATAATAAGCAGCCACAATATTGATCCTGGAATGATGGACTGCGACTGCTGCGAGGGAAAAGCCGAGCCGACTCCAACAGAAGGAAGCGAGCAAAAACACTGGTTCTGCAAAAACAGGAAAGGATTTATTCCTTCAATAATGGAAGACCTGATAACAAGAAGAATGAGAATCAAAGAGCTGATAAAAAACAAGGGCAAACATATTCTGCTGGATGCCAGGTCTGAAGCATTAAAAGTGCTGAGCAATTCTTTTTACGGCTATCTGGGATTTTTTGGAGCGCGATGGTATAATCTTGAATGCGCTCAGTCTGTAACAGCATGGGGCAGATATTACATCCATAAGGTCATTGACAAAGCAAAAAAAGACGGTTTTAATGTTATTTATTCCGATACAGACTCGGTGTTTTTAACATTGGATGGAAAAACTAAAAATGATGCTGAACAATTTTCAGAAAGGATAAATGTAGATCTTCCAGGATTGATGGAGCTCGGGTATGAAGGATATTACCCTGCTGGAATTTTTGTTTCTGCAAAGATGACGGGGTATGGGGCGAAGAAGAAATATGCATTGCTGCCTGAAGACGGAAAAATAAAGATAAAAGGATTTGAAACAGTCAGGAGGAACTGGAGTGTTGTTGCAAAGGAAACGCAGGAGAATGTCCTCAATATTATTTTGAAAGAGAACAATAAGGAGAAGGCATTCAATTATGTGCAGGGCGTTATAGCTGATTTAAAAGCTAAAAAGGTTCCTCTCTATAAGGTTGTCATTTATACGCAGATGCAGAAGGAGATTAAAGGTTATGATTCAATTGGCCCGCATGTTGCTGTTGCGAAAAGAATGGAGCAGAAAGGCATTCCTGTCGGAGCTGGCTCAATGATAAAGTATGTTATTGCGAAAAGCAAAGAGAACTCTTCAAAGGAATCGATAAGCGAGAGGGCAAGGCTGCCTGAAGAAGTGACAGAAGAGGATTACGATCCAGATTACTATATCAAAAACCAGGTTGTTCCCTCAGTTGAGAAGATCTTTGAGGTTCTGGGCTATAGAAAAGAGGATTTTCTTGAAAGCAAGGAGCAGCATAAATTAGATAGGTTTTTTTAA
- a CDS encoding FAD-dependent oxidoreductase, with translation MYDLIIIGGGPAGLSAAIYAARFMLKTLIITKEVGGAIVEAHKIENWPGYKSISGIDLMKNFKDQVTALGVEIVENEVVDVENKKGFFKIKTNENKTYESKNTLFACGTVRRKLDVKGEKEFTGKGVSYCATCDAAFFRNKAVAVVGGNNSAARAAQLLAEYAKEVHIIYRKEKLRADPILVAQISKNKKIKIINNANIAEIKGDKFVTSVIFDNGKDLKVDGVFVEIGSEPCSAFASKLGVALDSTNHMIVDKAQKTSIKGIYAAGDVTNNQMKQIITACAEGAVAANSVYEEMK, from the coding sequence ATGTACGATCTAATAATAATCGGAGGCGGGCCAGCTGGCCTGAGCGCAGCGATCTATGCAGCCAGATTCATGCTAAAGACCCTGATCATAACAAAAGAAGTTGGCGGCGCAATAGTCGAAGCCCACAAAATAGAGAACTGGCCTGGCTATAAATCCATTTCCGGCATTGATCTGATGAAAAATTTCAAGGATCAAGTTACTGCTCTTGGCGTTGAAATTGTTGAAAATGAAGTTGTTGATGTTGAAAACAAAAAGGGCTTTTTCAAAATAAAAACCAATGAAAATAAAACTTATGAATCGAAAAACACGCTCTTTGCATGCGGCACAGTGAGAAGGAAACTTGATGTAAAGGGCGAGAAAGAATTCACAGGCAAGGGCGTAAGCTACTGCGCAACATGCGATGCTGCATTCTTCAGAAACAAGGCTGTTGCTGTTGTCGGCGGGAATAATTCAGCTGCAAGAGCTGCCCAGTTATTGGCGGAATACGCAAAGGAAGTTCATATCATTTACAGAAAGGAAAAACTAAGGGCAGACCCGATTTTAGTCGCCCAAATATCAAAAAACAAAAAAATAAAGATAATAAACAATGCAAACATTGCAGAAATAAAGGGAGATAAATTTGTCACAAGTGTTATTTTTGATAATGGAAAAGACCTTAAGGTTGACGGGGTGTTTGTTGAGATCGGATCAGAGCCGTGCTCTGCATTTGCATCAAAACTCGGCGTTGCATTAGACAGCACCAATCACATGATTGTTGATAAGGCCCAAAAAACAAGCATAAAAGGCATCTATGCAGCAGGCGATGTGACAAACAACCAGATGAAGCAGATAATAACAGCCTGCGCTGAAGGCGCTGTTGCTGCGAATTCTGTTTATGAAGAGATGAAATAA
- a CDS encoding helix-turn-helix domain-containing protein — translation MDIGLLEEIGLTKSEISVYLALLELGSCTTGKIVDKSGASSSKIYEILERLMQKGLASVVVERGIKHFEAAPPERILDYLKEKKLRLEESENNVRKILPELQLKQTLAKYRTEATLFRGMKGLETAFNDIFKTLKKGDIVYAFVVGEQDEKLGQFFQKHYELRAKNKINSKTIFSDAGKKYYETRKKIVAFEGKILAEAMSSPATANIYGNKVILRMGNSTNVVCVMIENKELADSFKEQFNALWNQDIYVYRGFEEVTEKFSSMLDHLKSGEKYYVLGASYGKGGEKLKKWFFKYHKVRIKRNIGLKVLSSHEDYSDIAKEFTQSGDPELKISEIRRLPPELTSPMQINLYKNNKVLIFLWGDELRCIEIESDILYRNFKNYFDVLWEKAETGNV, via the coding sequence ATGGACATCGGGCTGCTGGAGGAAATAGGGCTGACAAAGTCGGAAATAAGCGTTTATTTGGCATTGCTTGAGTTAGGTAGCTGTACAACCGGAAAGATAGTTGATAAATCGGGGGCTTCGAGTTCAAAAATATATGAGATCCTGGAAAGATTAATGCAAAAAGGATTAGCGAGTGTTGTTGTCGAAAGGGGGATAAAACATTTTGAAGCAGCACCTCCAGAAAGGATATTGGATTATCTGAAAGAAAAGAAGTTAAGGCTTGAGGAATCTGAAAATAATGTGAGGAAGATTCTTCCCGAACTGCAGCTAAAGCAGACCCTTGCAAAATACAGGACAGAAGCAACTCTGTTCAGGGGAATGAAAGGCCTGGAGACTGCATTTAACGACATATTCAAAACTTTGAAAAAAGGAGATATTGTTTATGCATTCGTAGTTGGGGAGCAGGATGAAAAACTGGGCCAATTCTTCCAAAAACATTACGAATTAAGGGCAAAGAATAAGATAAACTCGAAAACAATATTTTCAGATGCCGGAAAAAAATATTATGAAACGAGAAAAAAGATAGTTGCCTTCGAAGGAAAAATTCTTGCAGAGGCAATGAGTTCGCCAGCAACTGCGAATATATACGGCAATAAGGTCATACTGAGGATGGGCAATTCAACTAATGTCGTTTGCGTGATGATTGAGAACAAGGAACTGGCAGATTCTTTCAAAGAGCAGTTCAATGCATTATGGAATCAGGATATATATGTTTACAGGGGATTTGAAGAAGTGACTGAAAAATTCAGTTCCATGCTAGACCATCTGAAGTCAGGAGAAAAATATTATGTCCTCGGCGCATCATACGGAAAAGGAGGCGAGAAATTAAAGAAATGGTTTTTCAAATATCACAAAGTTAGGATAAAAAGAAATATTGGGCTGAAAGTGTTAAGCTCGCATGAAGACTATTCAGATATTGCTAAGGAGTTCACGCAGTCAGGCGATCCAGAACTTAAAATTTCGGAGATAAGAAGGCTTCCACCTGAACTTACAAGCCCCATGCAGATTAACCTCTACAAAAACAACAAGGTGCTTATTTTTCTTTGGGGGGATGAATTGAGATGCATAGAGATAGAATCAGATATTCTTTACAGAAACTTTAAAAACTACTTTGATGTGCTATGGGAAAAAGCAGAAACAGGAAATGTTTGA
- a CDS encoding NUDIX domain-containing protein, translating into MEEFKKDRFYIAVDAVVFTILDKELKILLIKRKNDPSKGRYALPGGFAELDENLEDAARRELEEETGVKNIFLKKLHAFGDVGRDLRGRVITIPFLALIDGDKIKLNSTSDAELARWYPIDRLPELAFDHKKIIDDALQHLRFEMQNTNIAFQMMPEKFTLTELQQAHEIVLDKKIDKRNFRKKIGELGILKGLTETKMEGAHRPAKLYSFKSKTYKML; encoded by the coding sequence ATGGAGGAATTTAAAAAAGACAGGTTCTATATTGCAGTAGATGCTGTAGTCTTTACCATATTGGATAAAGAGCTCAAGATCCTCCTGATAAAAAGAAAAAACGATCCTTCTAAAGGCAGATACGCCCTGCCTGGCGGGTTTGCAGAGCTAGATGAAAATCTTGAAGATGCCGCAAGGCGTGAGCTGGAAGAAGAAACGGGCGTAAAGAATATTTTCCTGAAAAAGCTTCATGCTTTTGGCGATGTTGGCAGGGATCTCCGCGGCAGGGTTATTACAATCCCTTTTCTCGCTTTAATAGATGGCGATAAAATAAAGCTTAATTCGACATCTGATGCGGAATTGGCAAGATGGTATCCTATTGACCGGCTTCCGGAGCTGGCATTCGACCATAAAAAAATTATTGACGATGCGCTGCAGCATTTAAGATTTGAAATGCAGAATACAAACATTGCATTCCAGATGATGCCTGAGAAGTTCACATTGACAGAACTGCAGCAGGCGCATGAAATAGTGCTGGATAAAAAGATAGATAAGAGGAATTTCAGGAAGAAGATCGGTGAATTAGGGATATTAAAGGGGCTGACGGAAACAAAAATGGAAGGAGCTCATCGCCCGGCAAAGCTTTATTCTTTTAAATCTAAAACATACAAAATGCTGTGA
- a CDS encoding nicotinate phosphoribosyltransferase, whose protein sequence is MKENKTMLTDLYQLTMNAAYFDNDKDDAATFDLFIRKLPKDWGYFIANGIEDAVDYLTNLRFEEDDIAYLREQGIFNEDFLEFLKDFKFEGDVYAIKEGTPIFPNEPILRVTAKRTQVQFVESALLNIINFQTMIAAKTNRVVNAANGAGVVDFGLRRAQEEDAAIKGARAAYIAGAIATSNVKAGKEYGIPINGTQAHSFVMGFPTELESFRAYAKTFPNNPTLLIDTYDTLQGARNAAVVAKELEQQGRKLGAVRLDSGDLADLSKKVRAILDEQGLNYARIVASNDLNEYKIDDLVKAGAPINGYGVGTEMITAKPVAAIPGVYKLVEDDDGAKIKLSNEKRTLPGKKQVYRIENKGKYEKDIIALETEQIEGKPLLEKAVLNGQRVRERRELKETRQYCLEEVAKLPDELKQLRVDQQYTIELAPALNNLVEQLTKQYGGG, encoded by the coding sequence ATGAAAGAAAACAAAACAATGCTTACGGACCTGTACCAGCTGACAATGAATGCAGCCTATTTTGATAACGATAAAGATGATGCTGCAACATTTGACCTGTTTATAAGAAAACTTCCAAAGGACTGGGGGTATTTCATAGCCAATGGAATTGAAGATGCTGTTGACTATTTAACAAACCTAAGATTCGAGGAAGATGATATAGCTTACTTAAGAGAACAAGGGATCTTCAATGAAGATTTTCTGGAGTTCTTGAAGGATTTCAAATTTGAAGGAGATGTTTATGCAATAAAAGAAGGAACTCCGATATTCCCAAATGAGCCAATATTACGGGTAACTGCAAAAAGAACCCAGGTGCAGTTTGTTGAAAGCGCCTTATTGAATATTATAAATTTTCAAACAATGATCGCAGCCAAAACAAACAGGGTTGTAAATGCCGCTAATGGTGCAGGGGTTGTTGATTTTGGCTTAAGAAGGGCGCAAGAAGAAGATGCTGCAATAAAGGGAGCAAGAGCCGCTTATATCGCCGGAGCAATAGCAACTTCAAATGTTAAAGCCGGAAAGGAATATGGAATCCCGATAAATGGCACTCAGGCGCATAGCTTTGTAATGGGCTTTCCTACTGAATTAGAATCATTCAGAGCTTATGCTAAAACATTTCCGAACAATCCAACTTTGCTGATTGATACTTATGATACGCTGCAAGGAGCAAGAAATGCCGCAGTTGTTGCAAAGGAACTAGAGCAGCAAGGCAGGAAGCTTGGGGCAGTAAGGCTTGACAGCGGGGATTTGGCAGATTTATCAAAAAAAGTAAGAGCAATCCTTGATGAGCAGGGCCTTAATTATGCCAGAATAGTTGCAAGCAATGATCTCAATGAATACAAGATAGATGACTTAGTGAAAGCAGGAGCTCCAATTAATGGCTATGGTGTTGGCACAGAGATGATAACAGCCAAGCCAGTTGCCGCGATTCCTGGCGTCTATAAGCTAGTAGAAGATGATGATGGGGCAAAGATCAAATTAAGCAATGAAAAAAGAACATTGCCTGGCAAAAAACAAGTTTACAGAATAGAAAATAAGGGAAAATATGAAAAAGACATAATTGCTTTAGAAACCGAACAAATAGAAGGAAAACCCCTGCTGGAAAAAGCAGTTCTTAATGGCCAGAGAGTCAGAGAAAGAAGAGAGCTAAAAGAAACAAGGCAATACTGCTTGGAAGAAGTTGCAAAACTTCCTGATGAATTAAAACAGCTTAGAGTTGATCAACAATACACTATCGAGTTAGCTCCAGCTTTAAACAATTTAGTGGAGCAATTAACAAAACAATATGGAGGCGGGTAA